TGGGTCTTGCCGATGCGCACCTGGGCTGCGCCGGCCTTCCAGCCAAGGATCACGCCGCGCACGCTATCGCCCACTTCAAAGTAGCGCTTCCAACCGTTGAGCTGAGTCGTCTCCGGGTCGCTGACGAACTGCACCGCCTCTTTGCGGAAACCCCGGCGGCGGTCCACGGCCTTCAGACCTTTGCGCACAGCCTCGTTGGCGGCCTCCTGCCAGTAGCTGTCCACGGTGGTGGTCACCTCGAGGCCGCCGTTCAGCACCTGTTCACGGCCGTATTTCTCGTAGAGGTACTTCCGAACTTCCTCCACCACGTAGGGCGCCACCGCTTCCTCGTGGGCATTCTCCCGGGCCAGCCGGATGGGTTTCTCCACGAGCAGGCTGGCCTCGGCCGCCTTCAGGTAGCCCTCTTTCACCATGCGGATGAGCACGTGGTTGCGCCGCGCCTTGGCCGCAGCCCGGGCCTTGGGATCGGGGTTGTAGGGGTTGTACCAGTTGGGATTCTGAACCAGGCCCGCCAGCATCGCGCACTCTTCCGTGTTGAGCTGCGGAGCGCTCTTGCCGAAGTAGAATTCCGCCGCAGCTTCGATGCCGTAGCGCCCGCCGCCGAAGTACACCTCGTTGGCGTACATCTCGATGATCTGTTTCTTGGAGTAGGCCTTTTCGATCTTGCGGGCGAGGATGATCTCCTTCAGCTTGCGGTCGAGGCGTTTCTGCCGCTTGGCCGTCACCGTGCGGATGAGCTGCATCGTGAGGGTGGAAAAGCCCTCGCGGCGGCGGCCGAAGCTGGTCACCAGGTTCTTCACGGAGCGGAGGGCGCCCCAGGCCGAAACCCCGCCGTGCTCCCAGAAATCCGCGTCCTCCGTGGCCACAAGCCCGTTGATGTAGGCCTTCGGGATGTCGCCGTAGGGGATCACCACCCGGTGCTCTTCAGCAAAGATGCCGATGACGTTGCCGTTCTGATCCAGCACCTTGGTGATGGTCTTGGGCACCCGCATGGCAAACAGGGTGAGGAAGCTGTCCGCGTCCCGCGACAGCACCGACCAGGACACGGCAAGGGTGGCACCCCCCAGAACCACCAGGGCCAGAAGGGCCCAGGCGGCGCGGCGGAACCAGCTGCGGCGGAACCAACTGCGGATGGGAGAGGAAGCCGTCTTGGAAGCCATGGCTCTAGGATAAGCGGTCACCCTCGAACCACCCTTCCCGAAAATCAGGCCCGCCTGCTGCCGCGCCTCTGGCCAGTGGCGTTAGAGTGGTGCCATGCCCCAGCGATTGATTCTCGTGGCCAAGGTCAAATCCCCGCACCTGGGTTCCACCCTGCGCGAAGTCATGCCCCTGTTCCTGGACCGGGGCTGGAGCGTCACTGGAGAACCGGGCCTGGAAGAGGCCTGGCGGCTGGCCCGGCTGGACCCCGCGCGGCTGGCCATCGACCTGGACCTGGGCATGGCCGAGGACCGGGCCGATCTCTGCCTGGTGCTGGGCGGTGACGGCACGCTGCTCTACGCCGCCCGCCGGGTGGGCCAGCGGGGCACGCCGATTCTGGGCATCAACCTGGGCTCCCTGGGCTTTCTCACGGCCCATCCCGTTTCCGGGGCCAAGCTGGCCGTGGAGGCCTTTCTGGCGGGCACCCTCGTGCCCGATGTGCGGCCCCTGCTCGAAGTGGAACTGTGGCGCCAGGGCCTGCTGCTGGCCCGCCAGAACGTGCTCAATGATGCGGTCCTGGCCAAGGGCGCCCTGGCCCGCATCATGGACATGCGGCTGTCCATCGGCGATCAGCAGGCCGGTCCCATCAAGGCCGATGGGCTCATCGTCTCCACGCCCACGGGATCGACCGCCTACGCCCTGTCCGCAGGCGGCCCCATCATGCATCCCAGCCTGGAGGCCTTCGTCATCGCCCCCATCTGCCCACACACGCTCACCCTGCGCCCCTCGGTGGTGCCTGCGGCCATGCCCATCACCATCACCCTCATGGATGCCGAGGATGCCCATCTGACGCTGGACGGCCAGGTGGGACATCGCGTGGTGCCCGGGGACGAGGTGAGGCTGCGCCAGGCGCAAACCCGCATCACGCTGCTGCAGAGACCGGGCCTGGATTTCTTCGCCCTGCTCCAGCAGAAGTTGCACTGGGGTGATCGCTGAGCGCCTGAATCCGCAATCGAGGCGGAACGCTGCGCAAACCGCGCTTCACTTCGGGCGATTCCGCCGGTCCAGGGTCCGAACCAGCCCTTTTGGCGGGCCTCAGGGTCTTTCGCGGTTCACCGGGATGACAGACTGCCCATCCCGCAGACCATTCCAGACCTATTGGTCGGCGGCGGTCTGCGCCAATCCCCGCTTGTGACCCCAGGCACATGGGGCCAGGGCGACACTTCACCGCAAGTAGGACTTGTGTCCCTTCATGGAGGCCCCATGGCCCTCAAAGAACGACCGAAACCGTTCCTTCTCCCAGATTTTTGCAAGGGCTGCGGCCGTTGCCTCGACGCCTGCGCCAAGGACTGCATCACGCTCAGCGATCAGATCAATCCCACGACGGGTCTGATTCCCGTGGAGCTGGATCTGGCCAATTGCAATGCCTGTGGCATGTGCATGGACGCCTGCCCTGAGCCCTACGGTCTGCGCCCCACCCACGAGGGCGAGATCCAGGAGTTCGAGCTGGAGGATCCCGCCCAGCTCTTCGGCGTGAAGCCCAGCGATGCGCCCGAGCCCACGGACATCCCCAACGAAGTGCTGCCCCTGCCCCGCACGGAGCCCCTGGTCATCAAGGGCACGTACGCTTCGGCCGTGGGCGCCATCCTCGCGGGCTGCCGCCACGTCTACGGCTACCCCATCACGCCTTCCACCGAGGGCGCCGAGCTCATGGCCAAGTTCCTGCCCAAGCTCGACGGCACCTTCATCCAGGCCGTCTCTGAAGTGGCCGCGGTGAACATGATGTACGGCACCGCCGGCGCCGGTCTGCCCACCATGACCTTCACCTCCTCGCCAGGCTTCAGCCTCATGCTGGAAGGCGTCTCCTACATGATCGGCGCGGAACTGCCCGGCGTGTTCGTGGACGTCATGCGCGGCGGCCCCGGCCTGGGCAACATTGCGCCCGAGCAGTCCGACATCAAGCTGGCCTGCCACGGCCTCGGCCACGGCAACACCCAGGCCATCACCCTGGCGCCCTCCACGCCCCAGGAAATGCTGGACCTCACCATCCTGGCCTTCGAGCTGACCTTCAAGTACCGCAGCCCCGTGGTCCTGCTGGGCGACGGCTACCTGGGCCAGATGACGGGCAAGGTGCAGCTGCCCGAGACCATGATCAAGCCCGGCATCCCCAAGTGGGCGGTCTACGGCGACGCCATGCACCGCAAGAACCTCATCTCCTCGATCTTCCTCACGGAAACCGAGCTCGAGGCCCACAACCACCACCTCAACCGCAAGTACGAGGCCATGCAGGTGGAGGCCCGTTCCGAATCCTTCCTCTGCGACGACGCCGAAGTCGTGCTCATCGCCTGCAACACGCCCGCCCGCACCGCCAAGGGCGCCGTGCAGGATCTGCGCAACCAGGGCATCAAGGCCGGCCTCTTCCGCCCCATCACCCTCTGGCCCTTCCCCGTGGAAGACCTCAAGAAGGCCATCAAGAACGCCAAGCGCATCGTGGTGGTCGAAGCCAGCGCCGGGCAGCTGGAGGATGAAGTCCGCCTCGCCCTCAGCAAGGCCGGTGTCCGTCAGTTCCCCGAACTCGAGAACGTCCGCCGCATGGGCGGTGTGCTGCCCCAGCAGACCGAAATCATGACCCGGGTCCTGGGCCAGAAGGAGGTGCTCGCATGAGCAAGACCAGCGTCATTTACGACAAGTTCGAGCGCCATGCCCAGGGTCAGGGCCTGAAGGGCCACGCCACCCACTACTGCCCCGGCTGCGGCCACGGCCTCGCCCACAAGTTCCTGGCCGAAGCCATCGACGCCCTGGGCATCCAGGACCGCACGGTGGCCGTGAGCCCCGTGGGCTGCTCCGTGTTCCTCTACTACTACTTTGATGTGGGCAACACACAGGCCGCCCACGGTCGCGCGCCCGTGGTGGCCCTGGGCCACAAGTTCGCCAACCCCGAGAGCGTGGTCATCAGCTACCAGGGTGACGGCGATCTGGCCTCCATCGGCCTGGCCGAAACCGTCGCCACGGCCCAGCTCGGCGCCCCCATCACCGTCATCTTCATCAACAACGCCATCTACGGCATGACCGGCGGCCAGATGGCCCCGACCACCCTGATGGGCCAGCAGAGCTCCACCAGCCCCGCGGGCCGCGACCAGTACAACGGCCAGCCCATGAAGATGGCCGAGATGATCGCCGGCCTCGACGGCCCCGTCTACGTGGAGCGGGTGGCCCTCTTCGACGCCAAGCAGCGCATCAAGGCCAAGAAGGCCATCCAGAAGGCCCTCAAGCTGCAGGTGGAAGGCCGCGGCTACTCCTTCATCGAGGTGCTGGCCGAGTGCCCCACCCACCTGAAGATGAGCCCAGAGGAAACCGAGAAGTGGGTCAAGGAATGCATGGAGCCCATCTATCCCCTCGGCGTGAAGAAGGACATCACCGTCGAGCCCTGGTTCGACCGCAAGGCCCCCTGCTTCAAGGGCGAGAAGATCCTCTCCCTCACCGGCGCCACCACCGAGCACCCCGAGCGCTTCTGCAAGGGCTTCCCCACCCAGCTCGACCTGAATGACGTCTCCCTGAAGCTGGCCGGTTCCGGCGGCGACGGCGCCCAGACCGCCGCCATGCTCATCGCCCGCGCCGCCATCAGCGAAGGCTTCGACGCCACCCACATCCCCAGCTACGGCCCCGAAAGCCGCGGCGGCACGTCCTACGCCGACGTGCATGTGGCGGAGACGGAAGTGCTGAATCCCGGTTCGCCCGATCCCCAGATCCTGCTGGCCTTCAACGCCCCCAGCCTGGCCAAGTTCGGCCCGACCGTGCGCAAGGGCGGCTACGTGATCTACGACAGCTCCGTGGTCACCGAAGCCCCCGTGCTCGATCCCAGCATCAAGGTCTTCCCCGTGCCCTTCACCGGCATCGCCACCGACCTGGGCAAGGCCGTGGTGAAGAACATCGTGGCCCTGGGCGCCCTCCAGGCCGCCACGAACATCTTCCCCAAGGAGACCTTCCTCAGCGCCATCGGCGTGGCCCTGAAGGACAAGTGCGCCCTGATCCCTCTCAACGAAGAAGCCTTCGCCTGGGGCGTCAAGTCGGTGGAAGCGCTCAACAACTGATTCACCACGGAGACACGGAGGGCACGGAGAGTGCCGATTGCTTTCTTCTCCGTGATTCCTTCGTGCCCTCTGTGCCTCAGTGGTGAATCCTTTTCTTCTCGAGGAGCCCCATGATGGACACCACCATCCAGACCACCCTCAATGCCGAGGAATGGAAGATCATCATGGCCCTCCGGGAGATCCCGGACAGCCCGCTGCGCAAGAAGGTCTCCGGCCTGCTGGGCGAACTGGCCCGCTTCATCCAGCAGCCCCGCTGCCTGGGCATGCAGGGTGATGGCTTCCCCTGCGGCACACCCCACACCAGCTGCGAAGAATGCCAGCACATGCTCAAGGTGCTGGATGATCTGGCGGCGCGCCTTCCCCAGGAATCCTGAACCTCCGAACCCGCCCTTCGTGGCGGGTTCTCCGTTAGGCTTTTGGTGGCCGTTCCTCGAATCGACGAGGAACGGCCACCAAACGTTTCCCCTCTTTCCGACGGTGTGATGAGATCTCTGAAAGCCATGGCCCAGACTGACGGCCTGCTGCTCCTGGTGGCCATCATCTGGGGCTTCGCCTTCGTGGCGCAGCGCAACGGCATGGAGGCCATCGGCCCCTTCGCCTTTGGCGCCGCGCGGTTCGCGCTGGGCGCGCTGTCGCTGATTCCGCTGTTGATCCTCCAACGCAAGCGCGAGGCCCGCAAAGGCGTGCCTTCCCCGCGGCTCAGCTTTCGACAGCGAAGCCTCTGGGCCCTGGGGGCCGGCACCGTGCTGTTTGTGGCGGCCTCCCTTCAGCAGGTGGGCCTGGTTCACACCACCGCCGGCAATGCGGGCTTCATCACCTGCCTCTACGTGGTGCTCGTGCCGCTGGCTGGGCGCTTCCTGGGGCGTCCGGCGGGCTTCCATATCTGGCTTGGCGCGGGACTGGCCTTGGGCGGGCTCTACATCCTCAGCATCGGCACGGGCTTGAAACTGGCTCCTGGCGATTCGCTGGAACTGCTGGGCGCCTTCTTCTGGACCCTGCACATCCTGATCATTGCCCACGTGGGAGCGCGCATCGACACCCTGGAACTGTCCATTGGGCAATTCGCCACCTGCGCAACGCTGAGCTTCTTCGCGGCCCTGGCGCGGGAGCCCCATGCCTTCCGGGGCCTGCCTGCAGCTGGCCTTCCAATCCTCTACGGGGGCCTGCTGTCTGTGGGCGTGGCCTACACCCTGCAGATCGTGGCCCAGCGCAGGGCCCACCCGGCCCACGCCTCCATCATCCTTTCCATGGAAGCCCTCTTCGCGGCGGTGGGTGGCGTGCTCCTGCTGCACGAACCCCTGTCCCTGCGCCTGATCCTCGGTGGCGGGCTGATGCTGGCTGGCATGGCGGCTTCTCAGCTGGCGCCCAAGAAGGCGGCCTAGGGGCGCTTCTCCGCTGAGGTGCGCAGCAGCGCCTCCATGCGGTCCAGCCGTTGCCGGAAATCATCGGAGAGTTCCTCCACCTTTTCGTGCAGGTGGGCGATTTCCAGCTCGGCCTTCACGTTGATTTCGTATTCCACATCATCGCGGATGTGGTCTTTGGCCGCCTGCCGGTTCTGGGCCAGCAGCACGAGGATCGACAGGATGATGGCCTCCAGTGACACCACCATGGTGAGGAATCCGAAGGGATAGGGATCGAACGAGGCCCGGCCGCTCACGTTGAGGTAGATCCACACCGCGAACCAGCCCGCATTGATGAGCAGGAAAGTCATGCTGCCCGAAAAGGCGGCGATCCAGTCGGTGAGTCGCTCCAGCAGTGAGCGTTGGTCGTCGATCTCATCCTGCACGTTGCGGGCCACGCGGGTGCGCAGCAGCAGATCGGCTTTGCGGGTCATGGCGCCCATGGCCCCCAGCAGGTGCAGGGCTGCTTCGGGTTTCCGGGTGACCAGCAGCAGCAGGTCCGCACGGTCCAATTCCAGCAGGTCCGTGGGGATGATGGCCGTGGCCGTGGCCGTACGGGTGCCCTCATCCAGCATGGCCAGTTCGCCGAAGACATCGCCGCGGTGGCGTCCCGTGAGCACGATCTTCTGCCCGGCCCGGTCCACGACTGAGATTTCGATTTCGCCGGAAACCACGATGTACATGGCCTCGCCGGGATCCCCCGCCTTGAAGAGGGTCTCGCCGGGTTGGAGGCGCCGCAGATCCACTGCCTGGGCCAGGAGGTCCAGTTCCTCGGGCCTCAGGGCTGCGAACAGGGGAAGGTCAGCCAACAGGGCGGCATCGGCGGCCATGGGTGTCTCCAAAAGGGGATGGAGCCAACCTATCGCACTCGGGGCCTCTCTGCCGATCCAAAAGACGCGGGGTTCAGTCTATTCGGCTCGAGGAATGGCGCAGTCACCCATCGAGGGCATGGAGGCTGAAGCAGACTTCATTGCCCGCCTCGTTGAAGGTGAGATCCTGGCCCAGGGCCTTGAGCAGCAGCAGCCCCCGGCCTGAAAGCTTGTCCGGGGTGTCCGCCATGTCGGCAAGGTACTGGCGCCAATCGAAACCCCGGCCTGGATCCGCCATGCGTGCCAGCAGGTGGGAGCAGACCCCATCGGGCCGGATGTGCAGGCTAACCTGGAGCTCAAGCGCCTCATGGCCACAAGCCTTCAGGCGGGACCTGCGCTCCAGGTCGTAGCGCTCGAAATCCACTTCCTTGAGAGCGGAATCCAGTTGAAGCACGCCGTGATCCACGGCATTGATGATGGTTTCCGACAGCAGCAAGGCCAGGTTCTGGGCCATGCTCCTGGAAACGCCATGGCGCCCCAGGAAGCCCACCAGCGTCGAGCCCATCTCCTGGTAGGCCGGTACGTTGGGGTGGAAGCGCAAGCACAGATCCAAGGTCCGTCCCTCAAGAACCTCAGGGGTCGTTCTCTGCTCGGATGCAGCGGGAACAGCCCAATCGGGTTCAAAGGGCCAAAGGCACCAGCTCACGTCGTCGGCAAGATCGAGGTTCCCGATCCTCTGTTCCACCAGGGCGCGCAGGCGGCCGGTGAACCCTTCGAGCCCGCCGGACCGGAAGGTATCCAGGATCTGCGCTTCGTCCACGATGTCGGTGAGGCCATCGCTGCAGGCAAAGAAGCAGTCGCCAGGGGCCATCCGGACCCGCCCCACCGCGGGTGCGCCAAGATCCTTCTGGATGCCCAGAGGGATGCCCGTGGAAGGGAATTTCACCACAGCGCCATCGCCACGGAGCACAAAGGCATCGGGCATGGCCGCGTTGATCACGAAGAACTCTCTCGTATGCCAGTCCATGCGGAAGAGAACGGCGCACGAGAACCGCCCCAGGGGAAGCAGGTGGATCAGCTTCTCGTTGATTTCCTCAAGGATGCTCAGAAGCGGGAAATTCCTGGCCGCCAGCGCGTTGAACACATCCAAGGTCGGAATGCCGGAGATGCCCGCCATCAGCCCGTGTCCCATGGGATCGCAGACCATGCCGAAATGGATGCCGGGCGCACCCGCCCGGTAGGTGCAGATATCTCCATTGATGCGGCGGGTGGCCAGGGTCTCCATCACAAAGCCCCGCGGCAGTGATGCTTTCCCTGGCTCCAGCAGCCGGTTCAACACATGCTTGACCACGGCGATTTCATCACGTTCTTCGGCCTCACGCGCGGCCTGGCTCGCATGGGCCGCCACCAGCTCCGCCGTGGCCCGGATGCGGATGCGCAGTTCCGGGATGGTGAAGGGTTTGATGAGGAAATCCTCGGCCCCGGCTTCCAGGCAATCCTTCAGCACCTCCACCTCGCCATGCCCCGTGAAAACCACCACGGGGACGGTGGTCCGCGTCTGGCCCTCGGCCGACAAGGCGCGGATTCTCTGCGTAAACTCGGCGCCGCTCATTCCCGGCATCGAGTAGTCGGTCAAGACCAGATCAGGAGCCTGGGCCTGGAAGAACGCCAACCCTTCTTTGCCGTCCCGGGCCAGGATCACCTCGAACCCATCCATTTCCAGGGCCGCCCGGACAAGCCTGCGCGTGATGGGATCGTCATCCACCACGAGGATCTTCAGGCCATGCGCAGCATTGAGAGGGGCAGCCGTCATGAATCGCCTTTCGGCGGCGGGAGGCGGGTTCGGCGCCTCGCCAGGCCAGAGGTCAGGAAAGAATGGGCACCAGCTTGCTGAAGTTCACGATCTTGAGCACTTCATCCACCTGGGCCGAGGGCCGGACAATGGCCAGTTCCTTTTGAGCCGCCTGCGCCCTCTGCCTGAAGTAGAGGATCATCCCCAACACGCTGGAATCCAGAAAGGTCACGCCGGACATATCAAGCTGGATGCGTGTGGTGGAAGGGTGATCGAGCGCGGCGAGGGTGGCGGCCCGGAATTCGGGGTAGACACCATAGGCCAACCGTCCGTCGAGGAAAACGGTGGCGCAGCCTGCATCCACCACAGTCTTGTAATCCATGATCCCCCCTCAGAACAATTCGACGTCGCCTGAATCCATGGATGCGGCTTGCACGGAGTTGTGGGCATTCACCCCAAAAGCCTCGAACTCCACCGCGGCCTGGGTGAGGAGATCCACCAGTGGCAGCTCGCCCCGGTCCACTTCGTTGGCGAGGGCTTGAAGCTTCGCTGCAAGCACCGCCAGCTGCCCCGACCCCACCCCCACGCGCTGCAGGATCTGGCGCACCATGTCCTCAAATTGCAGGGCCTGGATGGAGCGCCCCACTTGGGCCGTCACCGCCTTGCCAATGTCTTCCATGCGGGCCACCAGGGCCTGGGCTCGGATCTCACTCTGGCTGATGGCGGTCACCATGGTTTCAGCCAACTGCTTGGACCGGATGATCTCGTTGAAATCATTGGAAGCGATGAGACTGGCCTGGGCCGAGGCGCGGCTCAGGACCTCCTCGGTTTCCCGCACCTGTGCGGAGATCTGATCGCTGATCCGCCCGCTGCGGTCAGCCAGCTTCTGCACCTCGCCGGCCACCACCGAAAACCCCGCGCCGTACTTCCGGGCGTGGGCCGCTTCAATGCTGGCGTTGAGCGCCAGCATGTGGGTGCGGGTGGCCACTTCTGCCAGTTCGCCCAGCGACCCGCTCATGGAGGCGGAACGCCCCCGGATGCCTTCCATTTCATCCACCAGCTGGAAACTGGATTTGCCGATCTCCATCATCGCCTGCACGAAAAGATCCAGCGTGCCCCGAATGGTCGTGGCGAAAGCCTCCACGGATTGGGTTTCCGTCTGGCCTTCCAGGCTCACCTCCAGCACGCGGTGAAGCTCCATGGCCAGCTCGTACTGATCGCGGGCGAGGACATCCAGCTCTTGAAGGGCTTCCCCAAAGCCCCGGACGGCCTCTCCCATCAACCCTTCGGCTTGCTGGAGTTTGAGACCCTGCTCCCGAACAGCCTCCTCAAGCACCCCTGCCTGAATTCTCAGAAAGGCCGCAAGGGGCCCGTTCAGCGTCTCTGGCGGATTGCCCTGGGATGGCGGCGGGAAGTCCACGGCCTCTGCCCCTGCCACCTTGCTCCGGAAAAATCCCACGCCAAACTCCAAATCCTTGCGGTTGATGGTTTCCCGGGTAGCCCCGGACAGGGCTCGCGGGCCAGGACGGTTCCTCTTCATCGGAGGTTTCCATCCTCGGCATGAAGATGGAGAAGGCTTAAAACCCCGGTTTCGCCATCAGGTCCGTCACCATGCGCAAAATGGTGAATGCCGGAGTGCCCATGACCAAGTCTGCCCCCCTGCGCGTCGCAATCGTTCAACAGCCCCCGGTCTTCCTCAACCTGGAGGCCAGCCTGGCACGGGCCGAGACCCTCGTGGCGGAAGCAGCCCGGGCCGACGCCAAACTCGTCGCCTTTCCCGAAACCTGGCTGCCCGGCTACCCCGTGTGGCTGGATGAGGCACCCGATGCCGCCCGCTGGGACCATCCCGGCGCCAAGGCGCTGTACCAGCTGCTGGCGGAGCAATCCCTGCAGATCCCCGGTCCCCATGTCGACCGGCTGCGAGCCCTGGCCGCCCGGTATCGGGTGGACCTCGTCATGGGCGCCCACGAGCGCCGGGGCGGCACCCTCTACAACGTGATGCTCTTCCTGTCCGCCGACGGGGAGCGCCACGCGCTGCACCGCAAGCTCACGCCCACCTACACGGAGCGTCTCATCTGGGGCCAGGGCGATGGCAGCACCCTGGCCACCCTCGACACGGACCATGGCACCCTGGGCGGGCTCATCTGCTGGGAGCACTGGATGCCCCTGGCCCGCGCCGCCATGCACGCCAAGCACGAGGTGGTGCACGTGGCCCAGTGGCCCGCCGTGGGCGAGTTGCACCAGCTGGCAAGCCGTACCTACGCCTTCGAGGGCCAGTGCTTCGTGCTGGCGGCGGGCTGCGTCCTCAGCAAGGCGGATGTGCTCGATGGCCTGGCCAGTCTCAGCCAGACGTCAGGCCCCGCCTTCGAGATGCTGGCCAGCATGCCCGGGGATGCCGGGCACCTCTACAAGAACGGCGGCAGTGCCATCATCGCCCCGGATGCCAGGTACCTGGTGCCCCCCAGCCATGAAGCCGCCATCCTCCATGCGGATCTGGATCCCAGCCTCGTGACGCAGGGGCACCTGGTGCTGGACACCGCCGGACACTACGCCCGCCCCGATGTGTTCCAACTTAGTGTGGATACCCGATCCAAGGAGGGCGTGACTTACACCGCATAGAGGAAGTCACGGATTCACATAGACGGACACTGATCAGACTTGCTCTTGCCCCTTGTTCATCCGTGGCCGAAAAATAAAGGAATTTTGAAAGCGGAGGTGAGCGGAAGGGCTGAGGAAAGCTGAGAAAACCACATGCAGTTCTCAGCTCTCCTCCGCCCCTCGGCCACCCTCCGCTTATTCCATTCCTTTTCTACCGGTGGGTCCGAAGGAAACGCATGAGCCGCGGGTTCACGCGGATGGAACCAGACCGATATTCATCCGTTTTTCATCCGCGTGAGCATTTGGATCATCATTCCCCGTGAGTGGAACCGCCGAACCGCGGCACGGTGCGGATGTAGCTCCGCTTGGCGACGACCAGGCCCTCGCGCAACTGGATGTGGTCGATGCCATGCCGCACTTCACGCACCTCGGGCCGATCCCCCGGCGGCACGGGCCAATCCAGGGACCACTCGAAGCTGAAGGCCTGACGAACCTGATCCACGCAAAGCGCCTTCAGGTCGAAGCGGAAGTCCCCGTGCGCCTCGAACCAGGGCCCCCACGCCTTGACCAAGGCCGCCTTGCCCCGTACCACGCGGCCATTCCAGTGCTCGAACACCACCTCCTCGGCCATGCTCTGCAGCACGCCCTCCAGATCATGGCGGTTCCAGGCCTCCAGCCAGGCACGCAGGAAGGTTTCGATGCCGCTGGCGTCAAGCTCCTTGCCGGCCATGGGGTCACCTCCAACGGCGCGCTACAGCCCGCCGCGCAAATTGGCGAAGGTGCGCCATCCATCCTCGACGGGCTTCAGCAGGGCCACCAGGCGCCCTTCATGCAGGGCCCGCAGCGGCGCACCCGGATCAGGGAAACCCTCCGGCAGCGTCCAAGTGGGAGGATGGGATTCGCCTGCACCGATGGCCCGGCCGTGGCCCAGATGATCCGCCTCGTCGTCGGTGAGTTCCCGGAAGGGGCACCATGGCAGCAGGTCGGTGCCCTTGATCAGCCATTCCGCGCCTGCTCCGGGGTCGGTCCAGGGGCCGATGGCCGTGCGGCGCAGGGCCGAAAGGTGGGCTCCGCAGCCCAGGGCGCGGCCCAGGTCCCGGGCCAGGCTGCGCACGTAGAAGCCACCCCGGCAGGTGATCTCCAGGCGGCTGGTGCGCGGCAGATCGTGGCTGAGCCAGCGGGCCGACAGCAGGAAGACGCGGCTGGGCTTCATGAGCACGATCTCGCCGCGGTGGGCCTTCTTGTAGGCGGCCTCTCCATCAATCTTCTTGGCGCTGGTGGCTGGGGGCACCTGGTCGGTCCAGCCCAAGAAGGGCGCCAGCGAGGCATCGAGGGCCTCGGGGCTCAGCTCAGGCAGCACGGGTTCTCCCAGAGGCAGCCCCTGATGGTCGCAAGTGTCGGTCTCCTGGCCCCAGGCCACTTCGGCCACATAGGCTTTTGGCAGCGGATGCATGAGCTCCATGAGCCGCGTGGCCTGGCCCGCCAGCACCAGCAGCAGGCCATCGGCAAAGGGATCCAGGGTGCCGCCGTGCCCCAGGGCCAGCTTCTTCTGCCCGGCCTCGAAGGCCCGGCGCTTGAAGCCCCGGATCACGTCAAAGCTGCTCTGCCCCACGGTCTTGTGGACGAGGTGGATGCCGGATTCGATCATCAGGCTTCCGGTTTTCCCGAGGTGGCTTCGGTTTCTGCTTCAGGTTCCACCGGCCGGGCGGCCCGCTCCTTCTCGATTTCCGAAAGGAGTGTCTCCATGTGGTTGCCCTCTTCCAGAGTGCCGTCAGGGAAGAAGCGCAGCTCGGGCACCCGCTTCATCTTGAGGCGCGAAGCCAGCTGGCTGCGGAGGAAGCCCGCCGCGCGGCCCAGGGCCTTGCGGGTGAGGCCATCCTGGGCTTCCTGGTCGCCGCCATTGGCGGGCAGCACGGTGAAATAGACCCGGGCCACGCTGCGATCCGGCGAAAGGCGCACCGCGGTGAGGGTGAGGAAACCCAGTTCCGGGTCGCGCAGCTCCCGCT
This sequence is a window from Geothrix sp. PMB-07. Protein-coding genes within it:
- a CDS encoding response regulator codes for the protein MTAAPLNAAHGLKILVVDDDPITRRLVRAALEMDGFEVILARDGKEGLAFFQAQAPDLVLTDYSMPGMSGAEFTQRIRALSAEGQTRTTVPVVVFTGHGEVEVLKDCLEAGAEDFLIKPFTIPELRIRIRATAELVAAHASQAAREAEERDEIAVVKHVLNRLLEPGKASLPRGFVMETLATRRINGDICTYRAGAPGIHFGMVCDPMGHGLMAGISGIPTLDVFNALAARNFPLLSILEEINEKLIHLLPLGRFSCAVLFRMDWHTREFFVINAAMPDAFVLRGDGAVVKFPSTGIPLGIQKDLGAPAVGRVRMAPGDCFFACSDGLTDIVDEAQILDTFRSGGLEGFTGRLRALVEQRIGNLDLADDVSWCLWPFEPDWAVPAASEQRTTPEVLEGRTLDLCLRFHPNVPAYQEMGSTLVGFLGRHGVSRSMAQNLALLLSETIINAVDHGVLQLDSALKEVDFERYDLERRSRLKACGHEALELQVSLHIRPDGVCSHLLARMADPGRGFDWRQYLADMADTPDKLSGRGLLLLKALGQDLTFNEAGNEVCFSLHALDG
- a CDS encoding STAS domain-containing protein; the protein is MDYKTVVDAGCATVFLDGRLAYGVYPEFRAATLAALDHPSTTRIQLDMSGVTFLDSSVLGMILYFRQRAQAAQKELAIVRPSAQVDEVLKIVNFSKLVPILS
- a CDS encoding methyl-accepting chemotaxis protein, which produces MGFFRSKVAGAEAVDFPPPSQGNPPETLNGPLAAFLRIQAGVLEEAVREQGLKLQQAEGLMGEAVRGFGEALQELDVLARDQYELAMELHRVLEVSLEGQTETQSVEAFATTIRGTLDLFVQAMMEIGKSSFQLVDEMEGIRGRSASMSGSLGELAEVATRTHMLALNASIEAAHARKYGAGFSVVAGEVQKLADRSGRISDQISAQVRETEEVLSRASAQASLIASNDFNEIIRSKQLAETMVTAISQSEIRAQALVARMEDIGKAVTAQVGRSIQALQFEDMVRQILQRVGVGSGQLAVLAAKLQALANEVDRGELPLVDLLTQAAVEFEAFGVNAHNSVQAASMDSGDVELF
- a CDS encoding carbon-nitrogen hydrolase family protein, with the protein product MTKSAPLRVAIVQQPPVFLNLEASLARAETLVAEAARADAKLVAFPETWLPGYPVWLDEAPDAARWDHPGAKALYQLLAEQSLQIPGPHVDRLRALAARYRVDLVMGAHERRGGTLYNVMLFLSADGERHALHRKLTPTYTERLIWGQGDGSTLATLDTDHGTLGGLICWEHWMPLARAAMHAKHEVVHVAQWPAVGELHQLASRTYAFEGQCFVLAAGCVLSKADVLDGLASLSQTSGPAFEMLASMPGDAGHLYKNGGSAIIAPDARYLVPPSHEAAILHADLDPSLVTQGHLVLDTAGHYARPDVFQLSVDTRSKEGVTYTA
- a CDS encoding nuclear transport factor 2 family protein encodes the protein MAGKELDASGIETFLRAWLEAWNRHDLEGVLQSMAEEVVFEHWNGRVVRGKAALVKAWGPWFEAHGDFRFDLKALCVDQVRQAFSFEWSLDWPVPPGDRPEVREVRHGIDHIQLREGLVVAKRSYIRTVPRFGGSTHGE
- the truB gene encoding tRNA pseudouridine(55) synthase TruB — translated: MIESGIHLVHKTVGQSSFDVIRGFKRRAFEAGQKKLALGHGGTLDPFADGLLLVLAGQATRLMELMHPLPKAYVAEVAWGQETDTCDHQGLPLGEPVLPELSPEALDASLAPFLGWTDQVPPATSAKKIDGEAAYKKAHRGEIVLMKPSRVFLLSARWLSHDLPRTSRLEITCRGGFYVRSLARDLGRALGCGAHLSALRRTAIGPWTDPGAGAEWLIKGTDLLPWCPFRELTDDEADHLGHGRAIGAGESHPPTWTLPEGFPDPGAPLRALHEGRLVALLKPVEDGWRTFANLRGGL
- the rbfA gene encoding 30S ribosome-binding factor RbfA → MQRPERLEDQIHFLLSTLVQRELRDPELGFLTLTAVRLSPDRSVARVYFTVLPANGGDQEAQDGLTRKALGRAAGFLRSQLASRLKMKRVPELRFFPDGTLEEGNHMETLLSEIEKERAARPVEPEAETEATSGKPEA